A stretch of the Desulforamulus ferrireducens genome encodes the following:
- the tpiA gene encoding triose-phosphate isomerase gives MRQIIIAGNWKMHKTVAEAVSFVQELKQKELNPAVQVVVCPPFTALAPVAEVLKGSNIALAAQNMHWESQGAFTGEVSPVMLKELGCQYVILGHSERRQYFGETDETVNRKVKAALAQGLIPIVCVGETLEQREAGITEQVVASQTKGALQGLTAEQVAGLVIAYEPVWAIGTGKTASAEDAQQVNRYIRQVVASEFGSAAAEAVRIQYGGSVKASNAKGLMSQPDIDGGLVGGASLKVEDFVGIIENSL, from the coding sequence ATGCGACAGATTATTATTGCGGGCAACTGGAAAATGCATAAAACAGTGGCCGAAGCGGTAAGCTTTGTTCAGGAACTAAAGCAAAAGGAGCTTAATCCCGCGGTACAAGTGGTAGTATGTCCGCCCTTTACCGCCCTGGCTCCGGTGGCAGAGGTTTTAAAGGGCAGCAATATTGCCCTGGCAGCTCAAAATATGCACTGGGAAAGTCAAGGTGCCTTTACCGGTGAAGTATCCCCGGTAATGCTGAAGGAGTTGGGCTGCCAATATGTGATCCTGGGCCATTCCGAAAGACGCCAGTACTTTGGCGAGACTGATGAGACGGTCAACAGGAAGGTTAAGGCAGCCCTGGCCCAGGGATTAATACCCATTGTTTGTGTGGGTGAAACCCTGGAACAGCGGGAAGCCGGCATCACGGAGCAAGTTGTGGCCAGCCAAACCAAAGGGGCCCTGCAGGGGCTGACAGCGGAGCAAGTGGCTGGTTTGGTTATTGCCTATGAACCGGTTTGGGCCATTGGCACCGGTAAAACTGCCTCAGCTGAGGATGCCCAACAGGTTAACCGCTACATACGTCAGGTGGTGGCCAGCGAATTTGGCAGTGCCGCCGCCGAAGCAGTGCGTATTCAATATGGCGGCAGTGTAAAAGCCAGTAACGCCAAAGGCTTGATGTCCCAGCCCGATATCGACGGGGGTTTAGTGGGGGGCGCCAGCCTAAAGGTGGAGGATTTTGTAGGTATTATTGAGAATTCACTATAA
- a CDS encoding phosphoglycerate kinase, with product MQKKSVKDIDVKGKRVFVRVDFNVPLAGDMITDDTRIQKALPTIQYLMEQGAKVILASHLGRPKGEVVEKYRLTPVAKRLSELLGKEVIKVNESVGAEPEQAIAKMNNGDVLLLENVRFHAEETKNDPNYARQLANLADIFVNDAFGAAHRAHASTAGIAQHLPAVAGFLMEKELANLGKAVNNPERPFVAIIGGAKVSDKIGVIENLLGKVDTLIIGGGMANTFLKAQGYQVGKSLVEEDKVDLAKELMAKAKSNQVNLLLPTDAVVAVALEADAEHKVVPVNEIPEDWMVLDIGPASAAAFAQAVQQANTVVWNGPMGVFEMDAFAKGTEAVARALAESQATSIVGGGDSVAAVNKVGVADKISHISTGGGASLEFLEGKVLPGVAALQDK from the coding sequence ATGCAGAAAAAGTCCGTCAAAGACATAGACGTCAAAGGGAAAAGGGTCTTTGTTCGGGTGGATTTCAACGTCCCCCTGGCTGGGGATATGATTACCGATGATACCAGAATCCAAAAGGCGTTACCAACCATTCAGTACCTCATGGAGCAAGGGGCTAAGGTTATCCTGGCTTCCCACCTGGGGCGACCCAAGGGTGAAGTGGTGGAGAAATACCGCCTGACCCCCGTGGCTAAAAGACTTAGCGAGCTTCTCGGTAAAGAGGTAATTAAAGTGAATGAATCCGTGGGAGCGGAGCCTGAGCAAGCCATCGCCAAGATGAATAACGGTGATGTACTGCTGTTGGAAAATGTTCGCTTCCATGCTGAGGAAACCAAAAACGATCCCAATTATGCCCGGCAGTTGGCCAATTTAGCCGATATCTTTGTTAACGATGCCTTTGGAGCCGCCCACCGGGCCCATGCTTCCACCGCCGGTATAGCTCAACACTTGCCTGCGGTAGCCGGGTTTTTAATGGAAAAGGAATTGGCGAACCTGGGCAAAGCTGTGAACAATCCCGAACGCCCCTTTGTGGCAATCATTGGCGGCGCCAAGGTTTCCGATAAAATTGGTGTGATAGAAAATCTTTTGGGTAAGGTGGATACCTTAATCATTGGCGGTGGGATGGCCAACACCTTCCTGAAAGCCCAGGGCTACCAGGTGGGTAAATCCCTGGTGGAGGAGGATAAAGTGGATCTGGCCAAAGAGCTGATGGCCAAGGCTAAGTCCAACCAGGTGAATTTGTTGCTGCCCACCGATGCCGTGGTAGCCGTGGCCCTGGAAGCCGATGCAGAACATAAGGTGGTGCCGGTCAACGAGATCCCCGAGGACTGGATGGTGCTGGATATTGGTCCCGCCAGTGCCGCTGCCTTTGCTCAAGCGGTCCAGCAAGCCAACACTGTGGTTTGGAACGGTCCCATGGGTGTTTTTGAAATGGATGCCTTTGCCAAGGGAACCGAGGCTGTGGCCCGGGCCCTGGCAGAATCTCAGGCTACTTCCATTGTGGGTGGCGGGGATTCTGTGGCGGCTGTTAATAAAGTGGGAGTTGCTGATAAAATCAGTCATATCTCCACCGGTGGCGGTGCTTCCCTTGAATTTTTGGAAGGAAAAGTGCTGCCAGGTGTGGCTGCCTTGCAGGATAAATAA
- the gap gene encoding type I glyceraldehyde-3-phosphate dehydrogenase: MAPIRVGINGFGRIGRNVLRCAIERGEFEVALVNHKSRRLDFKALNDLTYAQTLAHLLKYDSVHGVLNADISATEDTIIINGKEIKVFAEADPAQLPWGELGVDLVIESTGRFTKGPDAAKHIQAGAKKVIITAPGKEVDGTFVMGVNDDTYDPAKHHIISNASCTTNCLAPVAKVINDNFGIVKGLMTTVHSYTNDQQILDLPHKDLRRARAAGMSIIPTTTGAAKAVALVLPELKGKLNGFAMRVPTPNVSVVDLVVELTKSTTAEEINQTLKEAAEGSLKGILAFNPLPLVSKDFNGDPHSSIVDGLSTMVMDGNMAKVVAWYDNEWGYSNRVLDLAIMVAEKGL, from the coding sequence ATGGCACCGATTAGAGTGGGTATCAACGGTTTTGGACGTATTGGCAGGAACGTTTTACGCTGCGCCATTGAACGGGGAGAATTTGAGGTGGCCTTGGTTAACCACAAATCCCGCCGCTTAGACTTTAAAGCGCTCAACGATTTAACCTATGCTCAGACCTTGGCACACCTGTTAAAATATGATTCTGTTCATGGTGTTCTCAATGCGGATATTTCTGCCACTGAAGATACCATTATTATTAATGGTAAAGAAATAAAAGTATTTGCCGAAGCAGATCCTGCCCAACTCCCCTGGGGAGAGTTAGGTGTGGACCTGGTTATTGAATCCACCGGCAGATTTACCAAGGGTCCGGATGCCGCTAAACACATTCAAGCAGGAGCTAAAAAGGTCATCATTACCGCTCCCGGTAAAGAGGTGGATGGCACCTTTGTTATGGGGGTTAACGATGATACCTATGATCCAGCCAAGCACCATATTATTTCCAACGCCTCCTGTACCACCAACTGTTTAGCTCCGGTGGCTAAGGTAATTAACGATAACTTTGGTATTGTTAAGGGTCTCATGACCACCGTACATTCCTATACCAACGACCAGCAAATTTTGGATTTACCCCACAAGGATTTACGCCGGGCCAGGGCTGCTGGCATGTCCATTATCCCCACCACCACCGGTGCAGCCAAGGCGGTTGCGTTGGTGCTGCCGGAATTAAAGGGCAAACTGAATGGTTTTGCCATGCGCGTGCCCACCCCCAACGTATCTGTGGTGGATTTAGTAGTGGAGCTCACTAAATCAACCACCGCTGAGGAAATTAACCAAACTCTCAAGGAAGCTGCCGAGGGCAGCCTGAAGGGTATTTTAGCGTTTAATCCGCTGCCACTGGTCTCCAAAGACTTTAACGGCGACCCCCATTCTTCCATCGTAGATGGCCTGTCCACCATGGTTATGGATGGTAATATGGCTAAGGTGGTAGCCTGGTATGATAACGAATGGGGCTATTCCAACCGTGTCTTGGATCTAGCCATTATGGTAGCAGAGAAGGGGTTGTAA
- the rpoN gene encoding RNA polymerase factor sigma-54, translating to MRMDFGLHLEQTQKLIMTPELRQAITVLQLSSVELTEYVEQQVMENPLLEVKEQEPERSEEPPQEKREQDLEWVEYFQDRSDLGLSPNRGQREVIEQPNYEQFVTQAPTLAEHLNFQLSLVSVAEDIRKIVQYLIGNLDARGYVVISLEEAAEQLKVGQEKIEQALKLLQSFEPPGVGARNLQECLHIQLDQLPEDNPIVRRLVDDFLPDLASGRMARIAAQLNVSPQEIQKAADIIKTLEPKPGRNFSQQNDTRYIVPDVVVEKVEGEYVILVNDVAVPRLTINNTYRNVLAQNSTADQNTKQFVEEKLHAAAWLIRSIEQRRLTLYKVANCLVELQRDFLDYGVKYLKPLNLKKVADIVGVHESTVSRATSNKYIQTPQGVFEMKYFFSTGLSGSSGNQVSAESLKKILQEIIQGEDSANPLSDQKITELFKQRGIKISRRTVTKYRDELGIPSTNRRKRY from the coding sequence TTGCGCATGGATTTTGGGCTCCATCTGGAGCAAACCCAAAAGTTAATAATGACACCGGAGCTTCGCCAAGCCATCACGGTATTGCAGTTGTCCTCTGTTGAATTGACTGAGTATGTAGAGCAGCAGGTCATGGAAAACCCTCTGTTGGAAGTAAAGGAGCAAGAGCCGGAGCGGTCGGAGGAACCACCCCAGGAAAAAAGGGAGCAGGATTTAGAATGGGTGGAGTATTTTCAGGATCGCAGCGACCTGGGCCTGTCCCCTAATCGGGGGCAGCGGGAAGTTATTGAACAGCCCAACTATGAACAGTTTGTGACCCAGGCTCCCACCCTGGCGGAACATTTAAACTTTCAGTTGAGTTTGGTCAGCGTTGCCGAGGATATCAGGAAAATTGTCCAGTACCTCATTGGCAATTTAGATGCCCGGGGTTATGTGGTGATCAGTCTGGAAGAGGCCGCCGAACAACTGAAGGTGGGGCAGGAGAAAATAGAACAGGCCCTTAAGCTGCTGCAAAGTTTTGAACCACCGGGGGTAGGGGCGCGTAATCTGCAGGAGTGCCTGCATATCCAATTGGATCAATTGCCGGAAGATAACCCCATTGTTAGAAGGCTGGTGGACGATTTTTTGCCTGATTTGGCCAGCGGGCGTATGGCCAGAATAGCTGCTCAGTTAAATGTATCGCCTCAGGAAATTCAAAAAGCGGCGGATATTATAAAAACCTTAGAACCTAAACCTGGTCGTAATTTTAGCCAACAGAATGATACCCGTTATATTGTTCCCGATGTAGTGGTGGAAAAGGTGGAGGGCGAGTATGTCATTTTAGTAAATGATGTGGCGGTGCCCAGACTGACCATTAACAACACCTATCGTAATGTACTGGCCCAAAATAGTACCGCTGATCAGAATACCAAACAGTTTGTTGAGGAAAAACTACATGCAGCGGCCTGGTTAATCCGCAGTATTGAACAACGCCGGCTCACCCTGTATAAGGTAGCCAATTGTCTGGTGGAATTACAGCGGGACTTCCTGGATTACGGTGTTAAGTATTTGAAACCCCTTAATTTAAAAAAGGTGGCGGATATCGTGGGTGTACACGAATCCACCGTTAGTCGGGCCACCTCCAACAAATACATACAGACTCCCCAGGGTGTCTTTGAAATGAAATATTTCTTTTCCACAGGTCTCAGCGGCAGCAGCGGCAACCAGGTATCGGCGGAAAGCCTGAAAAAGATTTTACAGGAAATTATTCAGGGAGAGGATAGCGCCAATCCCCTGAGCGATCAGAAGATCACCGAATTGTTTAAACAAAGGGGCATAAAAATATCCAGACGTACGGTAACCAAGTACCGCGATGAACTGGGTATCCCTTCTACCAATAGAAGGAAAAGATACTAG
- a CDS encoding MBL fold metallo-hydrolase, translating to MKIQKLDAELREKTAAAAALAFSQYRQREDNPPPSQGASITFLGTGGNPEAVFSQLPCTAGFYLEVAGLRLYVDPGPGAVVRAREAGIDLGLLDGIYISHGHLDHYAGAEAVIEGMCWGMFTRRGLLMAPEQVLERDRLISRYHQGKNSGLGYKGGPSVIPLQAHRPILLKDATLTPIPVHHAEENYGFILDTGKLTLAYTSDTNYIQSYLSPTGIQYLPRRGPIMDLTEIVDFRRDIKDTFSQVDVLIANVTGHNVYAHRHITTLGLAHLLQGSKVKLCFITHFNHCCLWPEDLRPAMANFVENNSGTRTLYAEDGRCYDILASLA from the coding sequence ATGAAGATACAGAAGCTAGATGCTGAATTAAGAGAAAAGACAGCGGCAGCCGCCGCCCTTGCCTTTAGTCAATATCGGCAGCGGGAGGATAATCCGCCACCCTCCCAGGGTGCCAGCATTACCTTTCTGGGCACCGGTGGTAACCCGGAGGCGGTGTTTAGCCAGCTTCCCTGCACAGCGGGTTTTTACTTAGAAGTGGCGGGACTACGTCTTTATGTGGACCCCGGTCCCGGTGCTGTGGTACGGGCCAGGGAGGCCGGTATCGATCTGGGGCTGCTGGACGGCATTTATATCTCCCATGGCCATTTGGATCATTATGCCGGTGCTGAGGCTGTTATTGAAGGTATGTGCTGGGGCATGTTTACCCGCCGGGGGTTGTTAATGGCACCGGAACAGGTCTTAGAGCGAGATCGCCTAATCAGCCGCTATCATCAGGGGAAAAACAGTGGTTTGGGCTACAAAGGGGGCCCCAGTGTTATCCCTTTGCAGGCACACCGGCCCATTTTGCTTAAGGATGCCACCCTAACACCCATTCCTGTGCATCACGCCGAAGAAAATTACGGATTTATCCTGGATACGGGAAAACTAACATTGGCTTACACCAGTGACACTAATTATATTCAAAGTTATTTAAGTCCCACAGGGATACAGTATCTACCCCGCAGGGGACCCATTATGGATTTAACGGAAATAGTGGATTTTCGCCGGGACATCAAGGATACTTTTAGTCAGGTGGATGTGCTCATTGCCAATGTCACGGGGCATAATGTTTACGCCCATCGGCACATTACCACCCTGGGCTTAGCCCATCTGCTGCAGGGCAGTAAGGTAAAGCTCTGCTTTATTACCCATTTTAATCATTGCTGTCTGTGGCCGGAGGATTTACGCCCGGCTATGGCAAATTTCGTAGAGAACAACAGTGGTACCCGCACCCTTTATGCGGAGGATGGGCGCTGTTACGATATTTTAGCTAGTTTGGCATAA
- the whiA gene encoding DNA-binding protein WhiA, giving the protein MSFSAVTKNELARIVGSKDCCRLAELAALMKMDGSVQISGQKKLSLNIVTENAAVARKIFKLLKNLFGLSTEILVRRKARLRKNNVYLVRIPSQPGIEQILQALGITEGGFAFREEGIVQDLIKKDCCRRAYLRGAFLGGGSVNNPEGTYHLEIITDNHKHAQDLAALMRHFNLPAKVSPRKNWYVVYLKGSEQIVECLNHMGAHSALLDFENARIYKDMRNQVNRLVNCETANLQKTVSAALRQLENINYIADTIGLAKLPKTLRETAEFRLNNPDASLKELGEMWDPPVGKSGVNHRMRKLERLAEKLRAKEGRP; this is encoded by the coding sequence ATGTCCTTCTCGGCAGTAACCAAAAACGAATTGGCCAGGATTGTGGGCAGCAAGGATTGTTGCCGGTTAGCGGAACTGGCGGCGCTTATGAAAATGGATGGCAGTGTGCAAATTAGCGGGCAAAAGAAACTTTCCTTAAATATAGTGACTGAAAATGCTGCGGTGGCCCGCAAGATCTTTAAACTGCTTAAGAATCTCTTTGGCCTTAGTACAGAGATTTTGGTGCGGCGCAAGGCCAGACTGCGTAAAAATAATGTTTATCTGGTGCGCATCCCTTCCCAACCGGGTATAGAGCAGATATTACAAGCCCTGGGTATTACCGAGGGTGGCTTTGCCTTTCGTGAAGAAGGTATTGTACAGGATTTGATCAAAAAGGATTGCTGCCGCAGGGCCTACTTGCGGGGAGCCTTTTTAGGGGGCGGCTCTGTGAACAACCCCGAAGGTACCTATCATTTGGAGATTATTACCGATAACCACAAGCACGCCCAAGATTTAGCGGCCCTCATGCGGCACTTTAACCTGCCGGCTAAGGTAAGCCCCCGGAAAAACTGGTATGTGGTTTATTTAAAGGGCAGTGAGCAAATTGTGGAATGCTTGAACCACATGGGTGCCCACTCTGCTTTGTTGGATTTTGAGAATGCCCGCATATATAAGGATATGCGTAATCAGGTGAACCGTTTGGTTAATTGTGAAACTGCCAACTTACAAAAGACTGTCAGTGCGGCCTTAAGGCAACTGGAGAATATTAATTACATAGCCGACACCATCGGATTGGCCAAGCTGCCCAAAACCCTGCGGGAAACAGCAGAGTTTAGGCTGAACAATCCCGATGCCAGCCTGAAGGAACTGGGGGAAATGTGGGATCCGCCGGTGGGTAAATCCGGCGTGAATCACCGCATGCGCAAGCTGGAGCGTTTGGCAGAAAAGCTGCGGGCAAAAGAAGGTAGGCCATGA
- a CDS encoding polysaccharide deacetylase family protein produces the protein MKRRGAGRVVFYLAKRTIKTIIIGILVLGLVALATSYTATTTAKGAPVEDWLRNGQVIKQVSTSKKLVALTFDDGPSQTFTPQVLDILQQHQAKATFFVVGKRAEKYPELIKRIAAEGHELANHTYNHPLSPVKADKLAEELDKTDEVIFNITQRHTLYFRPPGGKCTKATVEPALDKGYKVVLWTAQEDPKDWSDPGVAKIVSQVVDNVRNGSIIILHDCGGDRTQTVEALPQIIEALQKKGYVFVTVSELLRDSNTVPAIEEFRMENWLE, from the coding sequence ATGAAAAGGAGAGGGGCTGGCAGGGTGGTATTTTATCTGGCTAAAAGAACTATTAAAACCATAATTATTGGTATTCTGGTGCTGGGCTTGGTGGCTTTAGCCACTTCCTATACCGCAACTACCACAGCGAAAGGAGCACCGGTGGAGGATTGGTTGCGTAACGGACAGGTTATTAAACAGGTAAGTACTTCAAAAAAATTGGTAGCCCTCACCTTTGATGATGGGCCCAGCCAAACCTTTACCCCGCAGGTGTTAGATATTTTGCAGCAGCACCAGGCTAAGGCAACCTTTTTTGTGGTGGGAAAAAGGGCAGAAAAATATCCTGAGCTGATCAAACGAATAGCCGCTGAAGGACATGAGCTGGCTAACCATACCTATAATCACCCTTTATCCCCTGTTAAGGCAGACAAGTTGGCTGAGGAACTGGATAAAACCGATGAGGTAATATTTAATATTACCCAAAGGCACACCCTATATTTTCGTCCCCCCGGCGGCAAGTGTACCAAAGCAACGGTGGAACCTGCTTTAGATAAAGGGTATAAGGTGGTACTTTGGACGGCTCAGGAAGATCCCAAGGATTGGTCGGACCCGGGGGTAGCAAAGATTGTCTCCCAGGTGGTGGATAACGTTCGTAACGGTTCAATTATAATTCTGCATGATTGTGGTGGGGATCGGACACAGACGGTGGAAGCGCTGCCGCAGATTATTGAAGCCTTGCAGAAGAAGGGATATGTGTTTGTGACTGTCAGTGAACTGCTGAGGGACAGCAATACTGTGCCGGCCATTGAGGAGTTTAGGATGGAGAATTGGCTGGAGTAG
- a CDS encoding polysaccharide deacetylase family protein, translated as MWYQQQKNHIPSDAKLPKQQGIPILMYHKVNPDPRTGGLGLRVPPDKFEWQMKYLKRNGYQTVSLTDVMDHFEHGKHLPDKPIVITFDDGYKDNHDYAYPIMKKYGFTGTVFVVTKAIGNTNFFDVEKKLQPKNKMMDWNEIRAIEAGGFVIGAHTVDHPRLADIPPEVARHQIEESKRVLENGLKKPVEVFAYPYGSYNDTVAEITKQAGFRAAVTTELGLAKIDSAPHKLKRIRITGHYSNQKFIEELHKY; from the coding sequence ATGTGGTACCAACAGCAGAAAAACCATATCCCCTCCGACGCCAAGTTACCCAAACAGCAGGGTATTCCCATTTTAATGTACCATAAGGTGAATCCCGATCCCCGCACAGGCGGCCTGGGCCTGAGAGTACCTCCGGATAAATTTGAATGGCAGATGAAATATTTAAAAAGAAACGGTTACCAAACCGTTTCTCTCACAGACGTTATGGATCACTTTGAACATGGCAAGCACCTGCCGGATAAACCCATTGTTATTACCTTTGACGATGGCTACAAGGATAACCACGACTACGCTTACCCCATTATGAAGAAATATGGCTTTACCGGCACAGTTTTCGTGGTTACCAAGGCCATCGGCAATACCAACTTTTTTGATGTGGAAAAGAAACTTCAACCAAAAAATAAAATGATGGATTGGAATGAAATTAGAGCCATTGAAGCAGGGGGCTTTGTCATTGGTGCCCACACCGTGGACCATCCCCGCCTGGCGGACATCCCCCCCGAGGTGGCCCGCCACCAAATCGAAGAATCCAAGCGGGTTTTGGAAAACGGCCTAAAAAAACCCGTAGAAGTCTTTGCCTACCCCTACGGCAGCTACAATGATACCGTGGCTGAGATTACCAAACAAGCCGGCTTCCGCGCCGCCGTTACCACCGAACTGGGCCTCGCCAAAATAGACTCCGCCCCCCACAAACTCAAGCGAATACGAATAACAGGACATTATAGTAACCAAAAATTCATCGAAGAACTCCACAAATACTAA
- a CDS encoding gluconeogenesis factor YvcK family protein, whose product MATLLKWFTPGMKIKRWLFLAMLGSALIGLGAALLDRHVVGLMGVIMELMANQLSFVPQGLMGVFIIILGLTMMGYGFKMAFRSIIGVIKPDQSERLVETIYNRRSLQRGPKIVTIGGGTGLSSLLKGLKEYTSNITAIVTVTDDGGSSGRLRDNLGILPPGDIRNCVVALADKESLMEEVLQYRFTSGELAGHNLGNLFLAGLTDVSGGFDGAVRALSKVLAIRGQVLPATLENVTLGAELEDKTLVFGECNISASRSRIKRIFLRPEICRPLPEALDAIREAGIIILGPGSLYTSIIPNLLVQGMAEAIKNSPAQKLYICNIMTQPGETQGYTAYEHIKAIFDHVGPIVDQILVNSEPIPNRLLKKYREKGAAPVKVDTPALNRLGVKVWSKYLVQHSNLVRHQPEKLAQAVMSIISKVDVSERTPVKIYQPRRARGN is encoded by the coding sequence TTGGCCACGTTATTAAAATGGTTTACCCCGGGCATGAAAATAAAACGCTGGCTTTTCCTGGCTATGCTGGGCAGTGCCCTCATTGGGCTGGGTGCCGCCCTCCTGGACCGCCATGTGGTGGGTCTGATGGGGGTCATTATGGAGCTGATGGCCAATCAATTGTCCTTTGTGCCCCAGGGATTAATGGGCGTTTTTATTATCATCCTAGGCTTAACTATGATGGGCTACGGCTTTAAAATGGCCTTTCGGTCCATTATCGGGGTCATTAAACCAGATCAATCCGAACGTTTGGTAGAAACCATCTATAATCGACGATCCCTGCAAAGGGGACCCAAAATAGTCACCATCGGCGGTGGCACCGGCCTCTCCAGTTTATTAAAGGGGCTGAAGGAATACACCAGTAACATTACGGCCATTGTTACCGTAACGGACGATGGAGGAAGCTCCGGCCGCCTGAGGGATAACTTGGGGATTTTACCACCGGGAGATATACGTAACTGTGTGGTGGCCCTGGCAGATAAGGAATCCCTTATGGAGGAAGTACTGCAATACCGTTTTACCAGTGGTGAACTGGCCGGCCACAACCTGGGCAATTTATTTCTGGCCGGCTTAACCGACGTGTCCGGTGGTTTTGACGGAGCGGTGCGGGCTCTCTCCAAGGTTTTGGCCATCCGGGGGCAAGTGCTGCCGGCCACTTTGGAAAATGTTACCCTGGGAGCGGAACTGGAGGATAAAACCCTGGTGTTTGGTGAGTGCAATATCTCCGCCAGCCGGAGCAGAATTAAAAGAATATTCCTTAGACCGGAGATTTGCCGCCCCCTGCCGGAGGCACTAGATGCCATCCGGGAAGCGGGTATCATTATCCTTGGTCCGGGCAGCCTCTATACCAGCATCATTCCCAATCTGCTGGTACAGGGCATGGCCGAAGCCATCAAAAATTCACCGGCCCAAAAACTATATATCTGTAATATTATGACACAGCCCGGGGAAACCCAAGGCTATACCGCCTATGAGCATATTAAAGCCATCTTTGACCATGTGGGACCCATTGTGGACCAAATTCTGGTCAACAGCGAACCCATACCCAACCGCCTGCTGAAAAAATACCGCGAAAAAGGTGCTGCACCGGTGAAAGTGGATACTCCGGCCCTCAATCGCCTGGGGGTAAAAGTTTGGTCCAAATATCTGGTACAGCACAGCAACCTGGTTAGACACCAACCGGAAAAACTGGCCCAAGCAGTTATGTCAATAATCTCCAAAGTGGATGTATCAGAACGCACCCCGGTAAAAATCTACCAACCCAGACGAGCACGAGGGAATTAG
- the rapZ gene encoding RNase adapter RapZ, translating into MSSPRLLIVTGMSGAGKTQAVQKLEDLGYFCVDNLPPTLIPKFAELVSQSNGKIDKVALVVDIRGGAFFNQVNEVLNELSQQGYQYEIMFLEASDESLVRRYKESRRRHPLDNHGEVLAVIREERELLREIRGRADKIIDTTNLSNSQLKEQIFAEYGGEREERNRLLITVISFGYKYGIPLDSDLVIDVRFLPNPHYIPELRCLTGNDEPVQRHVLSQDVTQEFMAKLIDFVTFLVPHYQNEGKATLMIAIGCTGGMHRSVTLANKLGDILKDKGYRCNVRHRDIMRV; encoded by the coding sequence GTGTCCAGTCCAAGATTACTTATTGTTACAGGCATGTCAGGAGCAGGTAAAACCCAGGCTGTACAAAAATTGGAAGATCTGGGCTACTTCTGTGTGGATAACCTACCTCCCACCCTGATACCCAAGTTTGCCGAACTGGTATCCCAGTCCAACGGAAAAATTGATAAAGTGGCCCTGGTGGTAGATATTCGCGGCGGGGCCTTTTTTAATCAGGTCAATGAGGTATTAAACGAGCTCAGCCAACAGGGCTACCAATACGAAATTATGTTTTTAGAAGCTTCGGATGAATCCCTGGTGCGCCGCTATAAAGAATCCCGGCGCCGTCATCCTTTGGATAACCACGGGGAAGTTCTGGCCGTAATTAGGGAAGAACGGGAACTGCTGCGGGAGATCCGAGGCAGGGCCGACAAAATTATTGATACCACCAACCTTTCCAACAGCCAACTGAAGGAGCAAATTTTTGCCGAATATGGTGGAGAGAGGGAAGAAAGAAACAGGTTACTGATAACCGTTATCTCCTTTGGCTATAAATACGGTATCCCCCTGGACTCCGACCTGGTTATTGATGTGCGGTTTTTACCCAATCCCCACTATATTCCGGAACTGCGCTGCCTGACCGGTAACGATGAGCCGGTGCAGCGGCATGTGTTATCCCAGGATGTAACCCAGGAATTTATGGCTAAATTAATTGACTTCGTAACCTTTTTAGTGCCCCACTATCAAAATGAAGGTAAGGCCACCTTGATGATTGCCATCGGCTGTACCGGTGGTATGCACAGGTCAGTTACCCTGGCCAATAAGCTGGGGGATATACTCAAAGATAAAGGATATCGCTGTAATGTGAGGCACCGAGACATCATGCGAGTATAG
- a CDS encoding HPr family phosphocarrier protein produces the protein MLKRSLQITHKLEPQPASRFVKAANQFQSRISLEMDGHRVDGKSMMSVMELANHQANTLTLLVEGEDEATAIEVLGSILEKEIT, from the coding sequence ATGTTGAAAAGAAGTTTACAAATCACGCACAAATTAGAGCCTCAACCAGCCAGCCGTTTTGTAAAAGCGGCTAACCAATTTCAATCCCGCATCAGCCTGGAAATGGACGGTCACCGGGTGGATGGCAAAAGCATGATGTCCGTCATGGAACTGGCCAATCACCAAGCCAATACCCTTACTCTCCTGGTCGAAGGCGAAGACGAAGCCACCGCCATAGAGGTCCTGGGTAGTATATTGGAAAAAGAAATAACTTAG